One genomic segment of Mycolicibacterium gilvum includes these proteins:
- a CDS encoding acetyl-CoA acetyltransferase — protein MRSADDVWILGGYQSDFACNYHRDGRGFSELTAEVVESTLRDACIDARDIGVVHVANAFGELFAHQGHLGAMPATVVDGLWDTPATRHEAACASGSVAALAAIADLRSGAYRTALVVGIELEKTVPGDTATSILGAAAWTGHEGRDAKFMWPHMFNAVADEYDRRYGLDESHLRAIADLNFTNARANPLAQTRDWSVPTPPTADDTSNPVVDGRLRRLDCSQLTDGGAGIVLVSDAWLRDNPAARPLGRIDGWGHRTVGLGLRQKLDHSAGNPYVFPHVRNAVQDAFGRARVSLDDVDGFEVHDCFTPSEYLAIDHIGLTEPGQSWKAIEHGEIAIGGRLPVNPSGGLIGGGHPVGASGVRMLLDAARQVSDTAGDYQVEGAKTFGTLNFGGSTATTVSFVVGSTP, from the coding sequence GTGCGCTCGGCGGATGACGTGTGGATTCTCGGTGGCTACCAGAGCGACTTCGCGTGCAATTACCACCGCGACGGTCGGGGGTTCTCGGAGCTGACCGCCGAAGTCGTCGAGTCGACGCTGCGCGACGCCTGCATCGACGCCCGCGACATCGGCGTCGTCCACGTCGCCAATGCCTTCGGCGAACTCTTCGCCCATCAGGGCCACCTCGGCGCCATGCCGGCCACCGTCGTCGACGGACTCTGGGACACCCCGGCCACCCGGCACGAAGCGGCGTGCGCATCCGGTAGCGTCGCCGCGCTCGCAGCGATCGCCGATCTACGTTCCGGCGCGTACCGCACCGCACTGGTGGTCGGCATCGAGCTGGAGAAGACGGTGCCGGGCGACACGGCGACGTCCATTCTCGGCGCAGCGGCATGGACGGGGCACGAGGGCCGCGACGCGAAGTTCATGTGGCCGCACATGTTCAACGCCGTCGCCGACGAGTATGACCGCAGGTACGGTCTCGACGAGTCGCATCTGCGCGCCATCGCCGATCTCAACTTCACCAACGCGCGTGCCAACCCTCTGGCTCAGACCCGCGACTGGAGCGTGCCGACTCCGCCCACCGCCGATGACACATCCAACCCGGTGGTCGACGGCAGGCTGCGCAGACTCGACTGCAGCCAGCTCACCGACGGGGGCGCCGGCATCGTGCTCGTCAGCGACGCGTGGCTACGCGACAACCCTGCCGCCCGGCCACTCGGCCGCATCGACGGATGGGGCCACCGCACCGTCGGGCTGGGGTTGCGCCAGAAGCTCGACCACTCCGCGGGGAATCCCTATGTCTTCCCGCATGTCCGCAACGCCGTGCAGGACGCGTTCGGACGCGCCCGCGTCTCGCTCGACGACGTCGACGGGTTCGAGGTGCACGACTGCTTCACCCCGAGCGAGTACCTCGCGATCGACCACATCGGCCTGACCGAGCCCGGCCAGTCGTGGAAGGCGATCGAGCACGGCGAGATCGCGATCGGCGGTCGGCTGCCCGTCAACCCCAGCGGCGGGCTGATCGGCGGCGGGCATCCGGTGGGAGCCTCCGGGGTCAGGATGCTGCTCGACGCCGCTCGACAGGTCAGCGACACCGCCGGCGACTACCAGGTCGAGGGCGCAAAGACGTTCGGCACGTTGAACTTCGGCGGAAGCACCGCCACCACCGTCAGTTTCGTCGTCGGGAGTACACCATGA
- a CDS encoding carotenoid oxygenase family protein — translation MTAGTHPEVVGKFLSTLPEDDDHPYRTGPWRPQTTEWDDDDLRVVAGQIPGDLDGVYLRNTENPLHPALKYYHPFDGDGMLHMVGFRDGKAFYRNRFVRTDALAAENEAGGPLWPGIAEPIELAKRDYGWGARTLMKDASSTDVIVHRGVALTSHYQCGDLYRIDPCTGADLGKEDWNGGFPTDWGVSAHPKVDDRTGELLFFNYSKQAPFMRYGVVSPAGDVVHNVDVPLPGPRLPHDMAFTENYVILNDFPLFWDTGLLEHNIHLPRFHRDVPSRFAVLPRRGNTSQIMWFEADPTYVLHFPNAFEDGDEIVLDGFFQGDPEPTQGVDNGMSRKWQQIFRSLSLDGMQTRLHRWRFNLKTGAVREEHLSDSFTEFGMINPGFSGRPHRYTYAATGKPGWFLFDGLVKHDLHTGTEQRFTFDDCVFGSETAMAPRVGGTDEDDGYLVTLTTDMNTDASYCLVFDAARVGDGPVCKLQLPERISSGTHSTWAAGCDLPRWRDSESAAGAIGL, via the coding sequence ATGACAGCCGGCACCCATCCCGAAGTCGTGGGCAAGTTCCTGTCCACGCTGCCCGAGGATGACGACCACCCCTACCGCACCGGCCCGTGGCGCCCGCAGACCACCGAGTGGGACGACGACGACCTCAGAGTCGTCGCAGGCCAGATCCCCGGCGATCTCGATGGGGTGTATCTGCGCAACACCGAGAATCCGCTGCACCCGGCCCTGAAGTACTACCACCCGTTCGACGGTGACGGCATGCTGCACATGGTCGGCTTCCGCGACGGAAAAGCCTTCTACCGCAACCGGTTCGTTCGCACCGACGCCCTCGCCGCGGAGAACGAGGCCGGCGGCCCGCTGTGGCCCGGGATCGCCGAGCCGATCGAGTTGGCCAAGCGCGACTACGGCTGGGGTGCACGCACTCTGATGAAGGACGCGTCGTCCACCGACGTGATCGTGCACCGGGGCGTCGCGCTGACGAGCCACTACCAGTGCGGCGACCTGTACCGCATCGACCCGTGCACCGGCGCGGATCTCGGCAAGGAGGACTGGAACGGCGGGTTCCCCACCGACTGGGGGGTGTCCGCGCACCCGAAGGTCGACGACCGCACCGGCGAGCTGTTGTTCTTCAACTACAGCAAGCAGGCGCCGTTCATGCGCTACGGAGTGGTCAGCCCCGCCGGCGACGTGGTGCACAACGTGGACGTACCGCTGCCGGGTCCGCGCCTGCCGCACGACATGGCCTTCACCGAGAACTACGTGATCCTCAACGACTTTCCGCTGTTCTGGGACACCGGGCTGCTGGAACACAACATCCACCTGCCGCGCTTCCACCGCGATGTGCCGTCCCGCTTCGCAGTTCTCCCCCGCCGCGGTAACACCTCGCAGATCATGTGGTTCGAGGCCGACCCGACCTACGTCCTGCACTTTCCCAACGCCTTCGAGGACGGCGACGAGATCGTGCTCGACGGGTTCTTCCAGGGCGACCCGGAACCCACCCAGGGCGTCGACAACGGCATGAGCCGTAAATGGCAGCAGATCTTCCGGTCCCTGTCCCTCGACGGGATGCAGACCCGGCTGCACCGGTGGCGGTTCAACCTGAAGACCGGCGCGGTGCGCGAGGAGCACCTGTCCGACAGTTTCACCGAATTCGGCATGATCAACCCCGGCTTCTCGGGACGTCCCCACCGGTACACGTACGCCGCGACCGGCAAGCCCGGGTGGTTTCTGTTCGACGGCCTGGTCAAGCACGACCTGCACACCGGCACCGAGCAGAGATTCACCTTCGACGACTGCGTTTTCGGCAGCGAGACGGCGATGGCGCCGCGCGTGGGCGGCACGGATGAGGACGACGGCTACCTCGTCACGCTGACCACCGACATGAACACCGACGCGTCGTACTGCCTGGTGTTCGACGCGGCTCGCGTCGGCGACGGCCCGGTGTGCAAACTTCAACTGCCCGAGCGTATCTCCAGCGGTACGCACTCGACCTGGGCGGCGGGTTGCGACCTGCCGCGGTGGCGCGACAGCGAGTCGGCGGCCGGGGCGATCGGCCTCTAG
- a CDS encoding winged helix-turn-helix transcriptional regulator, whose protein sequence is MLGLLGDEWTLLIVQRALLGARRYGEFLDALPVSNAVLTSRLQSLSATEMLSRNQYQSNPPRFEYLVTPMSRSLWPMLTSIWEWERRWVTDHAEPLPRMRHTGCGHEFAPRVVCRSCTAEASGNDVVAQWGPSGSWQRSIPGGTQRRRSSGHRSGATILFPQTMSVIGDRWAFAMLVAAFVGMRRFTDFQAQLGAPPTTVADRLTTFTDEGILVSGDGGYQLTDKGRAFFPVLVCALSWAQRWFPSPEGPAVILTHTACGRRFDPVLRCDQCQRHLRGAQIRPVP, encoded by the coding sequence ATGCTCGGCCTGCTCGGCGACGAGTGGACGCTGCTGATCGTCCAGCGGGCGCTGCTGGGGGCCCGGCGCTACGGCGAGTTCCTCGATGCCCTGCCGGTGTCCAATGCGGTACTGACGAGCAGGCTGCAATCGCTGAGTGCCACAGAGATGCTGTCCCGCAACCAGTATCAGAGCAATCCACCCCGGTTCGAGTACCTGGTGACGCCGATGAGCCGCTCACTCTGGCCGATGCTGACCTCGATCTGGGAATGGGAGCGACGGTGGGTGACCGACCATGCCGAGCCCCTGCCCCGGATGCGGCACACAGGGTGCGGCCACGAGTTCGCCCCCCGAGTCGTCTGCCGATCGTGCACGGCGGAGGCGAGCGGCAATGACGTTGTCGCACAATGGGGTCCGAGCGGATCCTGGCAGCGCTCGATCCCGGGCGGTACCCAGCGCCGCCGCTCCAGCGGGCACCGTTCGGGTGCGACCATCCTGTTCCCGCAGACCATGAGCGTGATCGGTGACCGCTGGGCGTTCGCGATGCTGGTCGCCGCGTTCGTCGGGATGCGTCGCTTCACCGATTTCCAGGCCCAGCTCGGCGCCCCGCCCACCACCGTCGCCGACCGCCTGACGACGTTCACCGACGAGGGGATCCTGGTCAGCGGCGACGGCGGCTACCAGCTCACCGACAAGGGGAGGGCCTTCTTCCCGGTGCTGGTGTGCGCGCTGTCGTGGGCGCAGCGGTGGTTCCCGTCCCCCGAGGGACCCGCGGTGATCCTCACCCATACGGCATGCGGAAGGCGTTTCGACCCGGTGCTGCGCTGCGATCAATGCCAGCGGCATCTGCGTGGGGCGCAGATCCGCCCGGTGCCGTAG
- a CDS encoding Hsp20/alpha crystallin family protein: MLRFDPFSDIDALTRGLLTSQTGSNRTPRFMPMDLCKIDDHYVLTADLPGVDPGSVDVDVDNGTLTISAHRTARSDESAQWLSSERFYGTYRRQLSLGDGIDTGAISATYENGVLTVTIPVAEKARPRKIAINHTKSQTSIEANTVDAE, translated from the coding sequence GTGCTCCGTTTTGATCCGTTCAGTGACATTGACGCGCTGACCCGGGGCCTGCTTACCAGCCAGACCGGATCGAACCGTACGCCTCGTTTCATGCCGATGGACCTGTGCAAGATCGACGACCACTATGTCCTGACCGCAGACCTTCCCGGGGTCGATCCCGGATCGGTCGACGTCGACGTCGACAACGGCACGCTCACCATTTCGGCGCACCGAACCGCACGGTCCGACGAGTCCGCCCAGTGGCTCAGCAGCGAGCGTTTCTACGGCACCTACCGGCGCCAGCTGTCGCTCGGCGACGGCATCGACACGGGAGCGATTTCGGCAACCTATGAGAACGGCGTCCTCACCGTGACGATTCCGGTCGCCGAGAAGGCCAGACCGCGCAAGATCGCGATCAACCACACCAAATCCCAGACGTCGATCGAAGCCAACACCGTCGACGCCGAGTGA
- a CDS encoding cupin domain-containing protein — MSDLPEWARRLDLSPHPEGGWYRETWRSDLTIPQSVLPPDYTGGRNAGTAILFLLMPGQQSAWHTVRSAELWLYHSGGPLHLEVGEQQESATTHVLGADILAGESPQYVVPPGHWQRARPSGEQPCLVSCVVVPGFDFGDFALGAPTD; from the coding sequence ATGAGCGATCTCCCCGAATGGGCGCGTCGGCTCGATCTCTCCCCCCACCCCGAGGGCGGCTGGTACCGGGAGACGTGGCGCAGCGACCTGACCATTCCGCAATCGGTGTTACCGCCGGACTACACGGGTGGCCGAAACGCGGGGACCGCGATCCTGTTCCTTCTGATGCCGGGCCAGCAGTCGGCCTGGCACACCGTGCGCAGCGCCGAACTGTGGCTCTACCACTCGGGAGGACCGCTGCACCTGGAGGTCGGTGAGCAGCAGGAGTCCGCGACGACGCATGTCCTCGGCGCCGACATCCTCGCCGGCGAGAGTCCCCAGTACGTGGTGCCGCCCGGGCACTGGCAGCGCGCGCGACCCAGCGGTGAGCAGCCGTGCCTGGTCAGTTGCGTGGTCGTACCGGGCTTCGACTTCGGCGACTTCGCCCTCGGCGCGCCTACCGACTGA